In Thiomonas arsenitoxydans, the genomic stretch TCGACCTGCAAACGGCGGGGCATGACCAGACCGTAGGTGGCTTCGAGCAGATAGGCAATGCCGCCCTTGCCGGACTGGCTGTTGACGCGGATGACCGAATCGTAGGCGCGGCCGAGATCGGCCGGATCGACGGGGAGATACGGCACTTCCCACAGGGCATCTTGACGTTGTGCGGCCAGACCTTTTTTGATGGCGTCCTGATGTGAGCCGGAGAAAGCGGTAAACACCAGATCACCTGCATAGGGGTGGCGAGGATGCACGGGCAACTGTGTGCATTCCTCCACGGTGCGCGCCACGGCGTTGATGTTCGAAAAATCCAGCCCCGGGTTCACGCCTTGTGAATAGAGGTTGAGCGCAAGGGTGACCAGATCGACATTACCGGTGCGTTCGCCATTGCCGAACAGGCAGCCTTCCACGCGGTCGGCACCGGCCATCACGCCGAGCTCTGCAGCCGCGACGGCGCAGCCCCGATCATTGTGCGGATGCAGCGACAGGATGATGCTGTCACGCTTGTCGAGATGGCGGTGCATCCATTCGATCTGGTCGGCATAGATGTTGGGGGTGCTCATCTCGACCGTGGCCGGCAAGTTGAAAATGATCTTGTTTTCCGGCGTGGGCTGCCAGACTTCGGTCACGGCGTTACACACCGAGACGGCAAAGGGAAGCTCGGTGCCGCTGAACACCTCGGGGCTGTACTGGAAGGTCCATTGGGTTTCCGGGTGCTCGGCAGCGATCTGCTTGATGAGTTTGGCCGCATTCACCGCGATCTGCGTGCAGCCCGCTTCGTCGACGTTGAACACGATGCGTCGGAAATTTGGGGCCGTGGCGTTGTAAACATGCACGATCGCCCGCTTGGCGCCCCGCAGTGAGTCGAAGGTGCGGCGGATGAGATCTTCGCGCGCTTGGGTCAGCACTTCGATGGTGACATCGTCGGGAATGTGACCGCCCTCGATGAGTTCGCGCACAAAATCGAAATCGGTTTGCGAGGCAGACGGAAAGGCCACTTCGATCTGCTTGACGCCAACGGCGCACAGCATTTTGAACATGCGCATCTTGCGCTGTGCATCCATGGGTTCGAACAGCGCCTGATTGCCGTCGCGCAGATCAGTGCTCATCCAGATCGGCGGCTGGGTGATGACCCGATCGGGCCAGGTGCGGTTTTTCAGATCGATCTGAGGAAAGGCGCGGTATTTGGTGTTCGGTTGCTTCAACATGAGGTCATCTCCAGAAAGCGAATGGGGTTGCGCAGGGCATAGAGGGTGCGACGATGGGGCGGTCGGGCTGTCGCGGGTGCAGGACCCGACCGCCGGTGGGTAGTCGTCTCAGATCGGTGCAGAAAATCGTCATGGCAAGCGCATATAAAAGAAAAGCGCCCGGTGGCTTAAGCCGCGGGCGCTTGGGATTTAGAAAAACGAGATGAAAACGTCAATCAGTCGCGCGCGGCATTCGATGGCAAAGCCAGTAGTAGACCGCCCAGTAGCAAAGCGTCGCAAGCGCCCTCGCCGCCCCCGAAAGACCGAACACTAACATCACGCGCAACTTCAGCGTTGATCGATAACTTTGAGACGAAAGGAATGCGAGACATAGACATGAGAGCAAGTTAGCAAAAGTCTGCATTTTCGTCAATGCCAGGGCGGGGACGACGATAGGGTAAATCGGCCCAGCTTGCCGCCATCCACAACGGCAGTGTGGCGGCGGTGAGTCCGCCGGGGCCGTGTTTGCGGGCGTAGTGGATAGCCGCTTGGCCGTGCAGCCAGACGGCGGCGAGCACTGATGAAGCCTTCCCTGTTGCTGCGAGCAGGGCGGCCGCGCTGCCGGCCAGCACATCGCCGCTGCCTGCCGTGGCCAATAGGCCATTGCCGGTGGCATTGATCCACGCTGTTTGTTGCGGCGAGACGATGAGGGTGCCGTGACCCTTGAGCACAATCCAGCAGGCGAAGCGCTGAGCCAGGGTGCGCGCAGCGGTGAGACGGTCCGACTCAATCGCCTGTACCGAGACGCCCATCAGTCGGGCCGCCTCAAGGGGGTGGGGCGTCAATAG encodes the following:
- the leuA gene encoding 2-isopropylmalate synthase, producing MLKQPNTKYRAFPQIDLKNRTWPDRVITQPPIWMSTDLRDGNQALFEPMDAQRKMRMFKMLCAVGVKQIEVAFPSASQTDFDFVRELIEGGHIPDDVTIEVLTQAREDLIRRTFDSLRGAKRAIVHVYNATAPNFRRIVFNVDEAGCTQIAVNAAKLIKQIAAEHPETQWTFQYSPEVFSGTELPFAVSVCNAVTEVWQPTPENKIIFNLPATVEMSTPNIYADQIEWMHRHLDKRDSIILSLHPHNDRGCAVAAAELGVMAGADRVEGCLFGNGERTGNVDLVTLALNLYSQGVNPGLDFSNINAVARTVEECTQLPVHPRHPYAGDLVFTAFSGSHQDAIKKGLAAQRQDALWEVPYLPVDPADLGRAYDSVIRVNSQSGKGGIAYLLEATYGLVMPRRLQVEFSGVVQKHTDATGAEVTAQQLWQMFNEEYVQIGQPLHLHSYHLSDHGERQGVRLEIEVDGKRLSLTGEGNGPIDAAIHALRLPLAVHSYEERALGLGADAKASAVVEMAIAGTATSTYGVGMDANIVTASVRALISGANRLLQRLPEAEARQHLESLQAPLRAVA